The sequence ttttatgaatgaggcattctatttatttaaagagagatttaaatttttccgcaaattttctattacgaaatacgggcctctacaggtctgcttcttgaagagggccatgatgagcctaaccatggatgtgatccaaggacattcaaggaagcattatctgatgccgactcatccaagtggcttgatgcaatggaatctgagttgAATTCCGTGCAATCGAACCAattgtggaatctcgtggatccacctgagggaactattcccatagggtgtaaatggatatacaagaggaaacttggggcggataggaaggtattgaccttcaaggcgtgattggtggcaaaaggatatactcaaagacaaggagttgactttgaggaaaccttttcaccagttgcaatgttcaagtctataaggatattgctagccatagctgcatggtatgactatgagatatggcagatggatgtcaagacaacctttcttaatgtggatattaaggaagagatttacatgtctcaacctgaagggtttacatctatcggaagtgagcatatggtatgcaaacttccgagatctatttatggtctaaagcaggcatctaggagttggaatcTCAGATTCGagagtacaatcaaagagtttggttttactaagaatcctgaggaaccctgtgtgtataagaaggtcagtgggactGCTGTGatattcctggtgctttatgttgatgacattctactcattgagaatgatgtaggaatgttgcaatcaactaaaatatggttagcaagtaagttcttgATGCAGAACTTGAGtaaagcatcttttgtattgggaatacagatctatagagatagatcaagaagattgcttggtctcacccagtccacatacattgataccatcgtgattggttctcgatggatgagtccaagagaggacatctacaaatgtgtcatggcgtgtccctatccaattctatgtctcccaagactgatgcagagatagcggtgatgacaagcattccttatgcatctgcgattggtagcatcatgtatgggatgatatctacacggcctgacgtggctttcgcacaaagtgtagtgagtagatatcaatcgaaccctggtcttccacactggaaagctgtgaaagacattctcaagtatttgagaaggaccaataagttgttcttggtctatgggggtggagaactgaaattggaaggctataccgactctagcttccaaagcgatatcgatgacacaaattcaacctctgggtttgtattcatgctcaatggtgctgctgtctcttggaagagttccaagcaagacagtactgcggattccagcgcagaggccgaatacattgctgcatcagatgcagcaaaggaggctatttggataaggaatttcatccaagagttgggcgtcattcctaatggagttgctcctgtcccggtgttttgtgacaacacaggagctgtagctcaagcaaaagagccaaggtctcatAAGAAATCcgaacacgtattgagaaagtaccacatcctctgagagatcgtggaaagaggagatgtctcgattgacaaagtcggctccgcagataatattgctgatccgctaactaagccttaacctggaccattattcgagaatcatcgcgaatcgatgggtttgaagcatatggttAGTTGGCTCTAGtacaagtgggagattgttagagtaggtgcacgtcgagccaagtgttgaccgagtgttcacaatgaaactctatgtataaacagtatttattttaataatatttgaaattattgttttggcacttctttatctgtatacccatgctagttgcatagataaagtccttgaatatacaaatagtagaaagaatatgagatgctcatttgatgagtatcatgaaactcatatttgcaataatgtatattctaaacagttcctagtcgattcagccgccgctaagaaggatataggccgctcgagttcgagactagtatctgtgatgtgagtaccatgtttcattggtaggggacattgtgatgtttgagcatgcagataggtgctccttgtagagtgcactgaacaaccctccataaaagactttccaagtggttctcacttatcgagtggaaacgtcctagattatggttgtacaccattagtccttacgacccgggacaacattgagactctatgtgctattactgcactttgacttgtttaccgactcaaatggggtcatcaagtggcaaggttgggtgttttgtcgaaacatataggattcgatgcattgtagtcggggattcaccgcttaccttcgggtatggatattctatgtgtatgtagtacgaaatctctgatcagagtgttggtggtaattatgaaaagggtttcacagattacaccatcgatgcaactaggacatgacacatagtatcgattcattgacaactctcgatataccaatagttgtcgaatcggtcgggatatatgagttgaagggactgtactgtacgctaaccataattgaatggttcttgcagacactatcatttgatacctaaggaatcatgtaagcgatgcttcTAGGCGTTTAActtgattggttgggtactatcagactttagttctgacgttcttattatcaaggagttgataagtaagaatggagcaattggggtatgctcatataaggacatgtttagtcccgaatcacatggagatgtgaacccacggctagttgtatcaatgaaccattgagggtcacacaagtgctaactttttagttcccgttgagaagtaaaacagtttaatgtgttgaacggcttataaaggagtttataagcgtaaataaaatagaagtatgacttctataagagaatgtaacttttaattggaggaactgtttagaatatacaatattgcaaatatgagtttcatgatacacatcatatgagcatctcatattatttctattatttgtatattcaaggactttatctatgcaactagcattggtatacagataaagaagtgccaaaacaataatttcaaatattattaaaataaagactgtttatacatagattttcattgtgaacactcggccaacacttggctcgacgtgcacctacccTAAcaaaactagtgggcttgagtaaaatcaagtaaatgttaaatggtcCCAAATGTGTttaagacaattaaattaaagttcatgggctttgtaatggttacaaacccaaataaaattgcatgcatgggaggtgaagagttggagactactttttcaatgtccaaggcttggcatgctaaAAAGTGGTTTTAGatttttacacaaccaagaaaactcaTCCTCCACTACACTCCATATatgatggccgaaattttgaagccaaaattctctaatttttatttcttcaattgttgaggaattTATActcttctcaatgaaaaatactctaatttttcgagtgcaaaattagagtggttctactttgttagtggtggacctaattttggagaaaggagtccaagagcaaggagagcttgtagattgggtcattcattcaagagcttagttgtttaaaactaagttggagccacaatcaatctcaagagattgataggtaataattctaaacaccttatgtatgacattttggtgttttcgtatttgctacacattatagaatTAGGGTGCTCAGTTTTTGcccttgaaaaattattttgaaacttttgttgcgcattcgggcaccttaatcgttCCCCTTTCAGGATCTTCTAACGCAgacatctcatcatcatcaccctcactatgagattcatactcaccatagtcatttaaaatcattacccttttattaggacattcattagaaatatgacctaacccttaacacctaaaacatttaacatctctagatcgattaagagaagtttcagatttaccttgcactccttgtttaggctcttcttgtttggtctcaatcttgggcttggtcacaaCCTTATTTTCCTCACGTTTCACAACATTTGATCGCcacgaagatgatgaacccccagtttgattcgtgcggccaactcctcgcctcttgagttgttgctccacttttatggccatttgcaccatctagTCTAGATcaaagtagtgccgaagctccacttgatcttgaatttccccgttcaaaccacaaagaaaacgggCCATTGTtgcctcactatcctcctctatatttaccctaatcatgactacttccatctccttatagtagtcctcaacactctttacctcttgcctcaaagtttgtagcctcttaaacatctccatataatagtgattgggaacaaacctcttcctcatgaccctcttcatctcatcccaagtttcaatgggtctctcattatacgtcctcctagtggtcactagttgatcccaccaaatgagagcatagtctagaaattcaaccaccgccaacctaaccttctttagTTCGGAGTAgaggtgacattcaaacacaaactctaccctcttttcccactctaaatatgcctccgggtaagatttcccatggaacgatggaattttcatcttaatgctacccatgttaccatctttcctattcccatcatatctacaacgtacggcttctcttcttcctctaccaaatcctctacctcttccattcctaccccaactctcattttggctctcctcatctattccaaaatcatactcttcctcttcttctcctctacccacatttttaggcttagatttatttccactagtactaacctcaagcctatccaaccgctcatgtaatggctccaactcaaCCTTCATcatgtaatgcccgaaattATTAATTGCTGAATTGAAGTGATGATGAAAAGATGACTCCGAGAATGACTTGAGAAAGAATGTGAATTTTGGGTTTATTCCAGCagacctcgcgcacatgcgcggagacaagacgcgcatatgcgcgagtagctattgccgaggcagaagacctcgcgcatatgcgcgagcaggtacaatttgtaatatcccaaccttttatccttttattgttaatgatgttattCTATGGTTTGGTGTTATGGATATATGGTTAAGTTATTATTGATCATGGTTATTGTTATGGTTTATGAGTATAGTTGATGGAAGGGTTGGTATTTAATGTTATAGCATCAATATGGTTATTACATTGTATTCATGGTTAATTCTTATATGCTTTTGGGTGTGGTTAAGTAGATGGTTGTGTATTTGAGGAGTTGTTATTGTTGTTAAGGTTTGATTTTGGGAGTTTGATTGATggtttgagccaaataggtaatTGGGGTGCAGAAACGGTTTGaaaatttttgtatttgtttCGATTTTTAGCTCAATGAATGAGATATTGATCCAAATGATATGAGGCTAATTGCATTAAAAAGCTAAGATCcaaggctacaacttttatgttttgagttttgttcaagtagttgaggaagatgagtcaaaagtggcccgaagtgtgttaTGTATATCGCCGTTCCTgcaatgacacattttggtagaataGGCATAACCTTTTACTCAGAACTCCAAATGACCTGACACTTGTGGgagattcaagaaaagacatagtgcaacaacttttatgtttaccactttggctaattcggaaTAAAAAGTGCAGTTTTGGTCCTTGGACCGAGGGTACACGGACCTTCGCAAGGGGTCCGGGTCTTGCCAAGCTAAATTTGTGATTTtcagtgtgtacacggacctatacacggaggggggcacggggtccgtgtttATGGCGTTGAAAACACATTTTTAAGAGTTTCTAAGCCAATTATTATGCCATTTCTCTTACTTCTCTTGCATCCATCGACTTGgggagctagggttcttcatttatTCTCTCAATTCATTTCTTTCCAAGGTTTGGATCTTCAAGTTGGAGGTGTGATCTTTATGTACTCAAGAGCAAGTAACCAAGGTAAGGaaaattatcttttggatatttGGTTGAAGTGAAGGGAATGGTGGTTTAGGCTTGAATGATATTTATAGGTTAAAGATGTGAATTTAATGGTATAATCTTGATCTTGTGTTGTATGATCAACTACCAAGAAGCTATCACAACAAGTTCTATTGGTTGTATGTGGGCTTTTCCATGAATTCATCTCATGGCCTATATGTATGATAAATGATATTGTTATTTTTCCTAGCTcctttaattcattgattgTATACTTGCTATGTAATGGTTCATTGAAGGGAAAGGAATTTTGATGCCAATTGCTAAGAAAAGAGCTAGTTCTATTTTTCATGCACACCACGTTTGATAGAATGATTCAATGATTCTTTTTATGGCTTGATAGTTATATGGTAGTGGTGGTGCTTCTAGCACTTCTAAACCTACATGacggaagttgatcaacatTTAACATGTACAGTGACTAATTTTGACTGAAatgtacatgtataccatcGACGGATGACTTATCAATGTCATACAAGGAAAATAAAAGAAGTGGTTGATAGAATGtcatcttataattgttatCTATATATTCCATTGAACGATGACATTTCCTATGGTTCAATTGTAATGATTCCTTTCTTTACACTATTGTATATATAATTGTTATTGAAAGTTCCACTTACTGAGTTTAAAGATTTGTTCTATGGCAAGTACTTTCCTAGCGATGTTAAAGCCCGCAAGGTGAAAGAATTCTTAGAGCTAAAACAAGGGATAATGAGCATGAGTGATTACATCTTGAAGTTTGAAAAAGGTTGTCTTTTTGTTCCTTTCATTGCTAGCAACGACAAAGATAGAGCTGAGCATTTTATGCAGGGGTTGAGGGAGGAGATTCGAAGAGATGTTCGAATGTCGAAGGCTAATTCTTACAAGGAGATTGTTGAGAAAGCATTGATGGCCGAATATGATGAGAAAGAGATTGATAAAGAAAGACAATTCAGGAGGAAACAATTTGTCCAAAAGGGTCAAGCTTCAGTTCAAGGAGGACATGGAGGAGACAAGGGGAAAGGAAAGGAAGAATATCGCGGAACAGCTCCTGCGGTGCCATCTGAATCAGATAAGCCTTTATGCCCTAAATGCCACAAACCACATAAAGGAGAGTGCCTAGTTGGAAGCAACAAATGTTATAGATGTGGAGGTGTTGGGCACATTGCGATCAATTGCATTCAATCATCGAGCAAGGGCCGAGTTCAGGGGCGTACTTTCTCTTTGACCAAGGAAGGAATTAATCCTGATTCGTCAATCATTTCAGGTACCATTCTTATTTTTGGCAAGGTAGCTACTACTCTTATTGATACTGGTGCCACACATTCTTTTATAACTGAGCAATTTAtgcattctctgggttttgctCCTATTGGTGAAATTGTCCACTTTTCTATTGTGCTTCCTTTGGGAGATTATATTCATTCTTCAAGTGTGATTCGAGCGTGCCCTGTTCAAGTAGATGAGGAATTGTTGTATGCTGATTTGATTTTCATTCCCATGATTGAGTTCGatgttattttgggaatggattggttatctaCTTATCGAGCTGTGATATATTGTGTAGCCAAGACAGTGTGTTTTCCTTCAGGGCATGGTGATAGCAGGGTCTTCACGGGGTCAGGTACTTCTCTTgacctttcttttatttcttgaacGGATGTTGGTTAAGGGTTGTCATGGGTTTCTAGCATTGGTGTGGATATAACTAGAGAAGGGAGCGGGAATGTGAGCGACGTTGATATTGTGAAGGATTATCTTGATGTCTTTGCGGATGATGTGTCAGGATTTCCACCGgatagagaggtggaatttGTTATTGATATTGTACCAGGTACTGCACAGATTTCTGAAGCCACTTCTCGAATGTCCCCAACTgaaatgaaagagttgaagagacAATTGCAAGAGTTATTAGATAAGGGCTTTATTAGACCAAGTTCATCTCAATGGGgggcaccggtattatttgtaaagaagaaagatgggtctttgagattgtgtattgactATCGAGATATCAACAAAGTAACGATCAAGAAAAATATCCTCTGCCCAGAATtgacgatctttttgatcagttgcaaggtgcTACTATattttccaagattgatctgcggtCAGGGTACCATCAATTATAAGAAAAGGAGTGTGACATACCTAAGACGGctttccgaaccaggtatggtcactacgagtttttggttatgtcgtttggattaactaatgctccttctatatttatggatcttatgaatcgGGTTTTCAAGCCATATTTGGACAGTTTCGTTATTGTCTtgattgatgatattttaatcTATTCAAAGACTCGAGATCTACATCAGGAGCATTTGAGGATCGTATTACAGCAGTTGAGGGACAACCAGTTATAtgctaaattcaagaagtgtgaattttggctggAGCAAGTTGCATTTTTAGGTCATATCGTTTCCAAAGAAGGAATTGCTGTGGATTCGGCTAAGATTGAAGCAGTtaagaagtggcctattcctttGACAGTTGCTGAGGTACGAAGTTTCCTTGGGTTGGCAGGGTACTATCGCCGTTTTATTGCTGATTTCTCTAAAATAGCCTTGCCACTTACTACTCTGACGAGAAAGACAGTTAAGTTTGAATGGACTAATGAATGTCAGCAAGCATTTTAAGTATTGAAGGACAAATTGACCTCAGCTCCAGTGTTAAAACTTCCTCAGAGAGTTGAAGACTTTGTGGTGTATACATATGCTTCCAAGAAAGGTCTCGCTGCTGTGTTGATGCAGCGAGGTGAAGTTattgcttatgcttctcgtcaattGAAGGAGTATGAAATGaactatccgactcatgatcttcaGTTGGCAGCCgtggtatttgctttgaagatctgacgacattatttatattgcgtgaaatgtgatattttctcagaTCATAAAAGTCTTAAGTATCTCTTTAGTCAGAAAGAACTGAACATACGTCAGAGATGGTGGTTAGAACTTGTGAAGGATTTTGATTGCACTATCAGTTACCATCCAGGAAAAGCGAATGTGGTTGCTGATGCATTGAGCCAAAAGTCAGGTATGCAATTGGACTCTATGATTCAAAAGCCTCGGTTGTTGGATTTGCACAGAAGTGAGATCGAATTGGTTGAGGAAGGTACGATCGCTCGACTTTAAGCCTTAGTTATTCGACCGACTTTGATTGACAGAATTAAGCATGAGCAACAGTTGGATACTCATTTGTTGGACTTGAGAGCAAAAGCAGAGAAGAAGGGGAATTCAGAGTTTGGATAGAACAGTAATGGCCTCATTACATTTCAAGGCCGTATTTGTGTTCCTATTGGTGATGCTATTCGTCGTGACGTTTTGATAGAAGCTCATTGGCTCcaagatgtatcaagatcttagtcaattgtattggtggccaggtatgaagaaagatatagcAGCATTTATTTAAGAATGCTTGACTTGTTAGCAGGTAAATATTGAGCACCAACGACTGGCGGGCTTATTTCAATCCTTACTTATACCGCAATGGAGGTGGGAA comes from Primulina huaijiensis isolate GDHJ02 chromosome 5, ASM1229523v2, whole genome shotgun sequence and encodes:
- the LOC140977638 gene encoding uncharacterized protein; this encodes MSMSDYILKFEKGCLFVPFIASNDKDRAEHFMQGLREEIRRDVRMSKANSYKEIVEKALMAEYDEKEIDKERQFRRKQFVQKGQASVQGGHGGDKGKGKEEYRGTAPAVPSESDKPLCPKCHKPHKGECLVGSNKCYRCGGVGHIAINCIQSSSKGRVQGRTFSLTKEGINPDSSIISGTILIFGKVATTLIDTGATHSFITEQFMHSLGFAPIGEIVHFSIVLPLGDYIHSSSVIRACPVQVDEELLYADLIFIPMIEFDVILGMDWLSTYRAVIYCVAKTVCFPSGHGDSRVFTGSGLSWVSSIGVDITREGSGNVSDVDIVKDYLDVFADDVSGFPPDREVEFVIDIVPGTAQISEATSRMSPTEMKELKRQLQELLDKGFIRPSSSQWGAPTRDLHQEHLRIVLQQLRDNQLYAKFKKCEFWLEQVAFLGHIVSKEGIAVDSAKIEAVKKWPIPLTVAEDKLTSAPVLKLPQRVEDFVVYTYASKKGLAAVLMQRGEVIAYASRQLKEYEMNYPTHDLQLAAVKELNIRQRWWLELVKDFDCTISYHPGKANVVADALSQKSGMQLDSMIQKPRLLDLHRSEIELVEEGERKMLGPELVQQMVDVVALIRQRMKTAQSRQTSYANVRRRTLEFNVGDHVFVKIALLKGFMRFGKKGKLRPRYIGPFEILDRIGERAYRLAFPPNLDRVHNVFHVSMLRKYLSNPSHVLRHQALDLLPNLSYEEVPVQIIDRKVKFGSSSWRCDIYILKSKQPRINYQEAITTSSIGCKWAFSLNASHGLYYFPSDVKVRKVKEFLELKQGTMSMTDYILKFEEGCLFVSLIASNDKDRAEHFMWGLRAEIQRDVRMSKDNSYKEIFEKALMAEYDEKEIDKERKFRRQQFVQKGQASVQGGKGGHKGKGKEEYRGKAPAMPSESDKPLCPKCHKPLKGECLVGSNKCYRCGGVGHIAINCIQS